One Halolamina litorea genomic window carries:
- the bcp gene encoding thioredoxin-dependent thiol peroxidase has product MLEPGDDAPQFSLPNQDGEEVSLDSLPGEYAVVYFYPRADTPGCTTEACSFRDDWDAYEDAGVAVVGISDDPVEDLADFREKYDLPFDLLSDEDGEVSAAYASYGEKNVFGNQVMGVFRNTFVVDDAGEIVAVYEGVDPEEHAEEILADLDLA; this is encoded by the coding sequence ATGCTCGAACCCGGCGACGACGCGCCACAGTTCTCGCTCCCGAACCAGGACGGCGAGGAGGTCTCGCTCGACTCCCTCCCCGGCGAGTACGCGGTGGTCTACTTCTACCCCCGGGCGGACACTCCCGGCTGCACCACCGAGGCCTGCTCGTTCCGCGACGACTGGGACGCCTACGAGGACGCCGGCGTCGCCGTCGTCGGCATCAGCGACGACCCCGTCGAGGACCTCGCCGACTTCCGCGAGAAGTACGACCTCCCGTTCGACCTGCTCTCCGACGAGGACGGCGAGGTTTCGGCGGCCTACGCTTCCTACGGCGAGAAGAACGTCTTCGGCAACCAGGTAATGGGGGTGTTCCGCAACACGTTCGTCGTCGACGACGCGGGCGAAATCGTCGCCGTCTACGAGGGCGTCGATCCCGAGGAGCACGCAGAGGAGATACTCGCGGACCTCGATCTGGCGTAG
- a CDS encoding DUF2182 domain-containing protein produces the protein MSLQYDPDQQDGLFDLDHTRGTAVILVMLALDAVYWIWTYNGEVPMPGMMWLMNERGIPMAAPGAMELGTFHVGTLDAYLGYVVMWGVMMWAMMMPAMTRFVRDYANSHRGSSLSVTGSVGGFLASYQLVWLLTGVIPLGMHLGFTLAGFEGIYGAVKSHPHAFVGTALILTGLYQSLWFKNGLLRDCCANVNPHSNDFFDSFGRGLRHGTKCVFITFPFFFFLMPIFGEMNFFWMVGLTTVVTVERLPFWGNEVATATSLISLAAGVYVLVMQPSLGLSFAMSMGM, from the coding sequence ATGAGCCTCCAGTACGATCCCGACCAACAGGACGGGCTGTTCGACCTGGATCACACCCGCGGGACGGCGGTGATCCTGGTCATGCTCGCGCTCGATGCGGTGTACTGGATATGGACCTACAACGGCGAGGTGCCGATGCCGGGGATGATGTGGCTGATGAACGAGCGGGGCATCCCGATGGCGGCGCCGGGCGCGATGGAACTCGGAACGTTCCACGTCGGGACCCTCGACGCCTACCTCGGCTACGTCGTGATGTGGGGCGTGATGATGTGGGCGATGATGATGCCTGCGATGACCCGCTTCGTCAGGGACTACGCCAACTCCCACCGCGGGTCAAGCCTCTCGGTGACCGGTTCCGTCGGCGGCTTCCTCGCGAGCTACCAGCTCGTCTGGCTGCTGACCGGCGTCATCCCGTTGGGAATGCATCTGGGCTTCACGCTCGCGGGCTTCGAGGGTATCTACGGCGCGGTCAAGAGCCACCCTCACGCGTTCGTCGGGACCGCGCTGATCCTGACCGGGCTCTACCAGTCGCTGTGGTTCAAAAACGGGCTGCTGCGTGACTGCTGTGCGAACGTCAACCCTCACAGCAACGACTTCTTCGACTCCTTCGGCCGGGGGCTGCGCCACGGCACGAAATGCGTGTTCATCACGTTCCCATTTTTCTTCTTCCTGATGCCGATATTCGGGGAGATGAACTTCTTCTGGATGGTCGGGCTGACCACGGTCGTCACCGTCGAGCGCCTGCCGTTCTGGGGCAACGAGGTGGCGACGGCGACGAGCCTGATCAGCCTCGCCGCGGGCGTCTACGTCCTCGTCATGCAGCCGAGCCTCGGACTCTCGTTCGCCATGTCGATGGGGATGTAG
- the idsA3 gene encoding geranylfarnesyl diphosphate synthase, producing MSEEATVERLLAAVEQRRERVNDAIAEDLPIEEPKRLYEASRYLLDAGGKRLRPTVCLLVGEALADVEPGTADYRAFPALFDDEIDLLRAAVSIEVIQSFTLIHDDIMDDDDLRRGVPAVHREYDEATAILAGDTLYAKAFEFMTDTGSRADLSVAATNRLARTCTQICEGQALDVEFENRHGVLPDEYLEMVELKTAVLYGASAAIPAILLGADDDTVEALRQYGIDSGRAFQIQDDVLDLTVPSEELGKQRGSDLVGEKETLITLHARQQGVDVDNLVDAETADELTEEAVAEAVATLEEAGSIEYARSKAQELTDRSKDHLEALPDNDARGLLADLADYLINRGY from the coding sequence ATGAGCGAGGAAGCGACGGTCGAACGGCTGCTCGCCGCGGTCGAACAGCGCCGCGAGCGGGTCAACGACGCCATCGCTGAGGACCTCCCGATAGAGGAGCCGAAACGACTCTACGAGGCCTCGCGCTACCTGCTCGACGCCGGCGGCAAGCGGCTGCGGCCGACAGTCTGTCTGCTCGTCGGCGAGGCGCTGGCGGACGTGGAGCCGGGTACCGCCGACTACCGTGCGTTCCCGGCGCTGTTCGACGACGAGATCGACCTCCTGCGCGCGGCAGTCAGCATCGAGGTCATCCAGTCGTTCACGCTGATACACGACGACATCATGGACGACGACGACCTGCGCCGGGGCGTGCCCGCGGTCCACCGCGAGTACGACGAGGCGACGGCCATCCTCGCCGGCGACACGCTCTACGCCAAGGCGTTCGAGTTCATGACCGACACCGGGAGTCGAGCGGACCTCAGCGTCGCCGCCACCAACCGGCTGGCCCGTACCTGCACGCAGATCTGTGAGGGGCAGGCCCTCGACGTGGAGTTCGAGAACCGCCACGGCGTGCTCCCCGACGAGTACTTGGAGATGGTCGAACTCAAGACGGCGGTGCTCTACGGCGCCTCAGCGGCCATCCCGGCGATCCTGCTCGGCGCCGACGACGACACGGTCGAGGCGCTGCGCCAGTACGGGATCGACTCCGGGCGCGCGTTCCAGATCCAGGACGACGTGCTCGACCTCACCGTCCCCAGCGAGGAGCTGGGCAAACAGCGCGGCTCGGACCTCGTCGGCGAGAAGGAGACCCTGATCACGCTCCACGCGCGCCAGCAGGGCGTCGACGTGGACAACCTCGTCGACGCCGAGACGGCCGACGAACTCACCGAGGAGGCCGTCGCCGAGGCGGTGGCGACCCTGGAGGAGGCGGGCAGCATCGAGTACGCCCGCTCGAAGGCCCAAGAGCTGACCGACCGCTCGAAGGACCACCTCGAGGCGCTGCCGGACAACGACGCCCGCGGCCTCCTGGCTGACCTGGCCGATTACCTGATCAATCGGGGCTACTGA
- a CDS encoding winged helix-turn-helix transcriptional regulator, which produces MRDLDETDMTILRILSADARASYSEIGEEVDLSAPAVSDRVSRLEEAGVIRGFTLDLDRSQLQGGVPLLVTVDVDPGHTSAVRAAVDDIEAAEHVFQTADGDVVFHARLSESEVEEVLAGVAGAGGVADFDVTMLTDVDWTPTVSGSGFALECAECGNTVGSEGQASKIGDSVYHFCCLTCKGRFEQRHERLESGA; this is translated from the coding sequence ATGCGCGACCTCGACGAGACGGACATGACCATCCTCCGAATCCTCTCCGCGGACGCCAGAGCGTCCTACAGCGAGATCGGCGAGGAGGTCGACCTCTCCGCGCCGGCGGTCTCAGACCGGGTGAGCCGGCTGGAGGAAGCCGGCGTGATCAGGGGGTTCACGCTCGACCTCGACCGCTCGCAGCTACAGGGCGGCGTCCCCCTGCTCGTTACTGTCGACGTCGATCCGGGGCACACGAGCGCCGTCCGGGCGGCCGTCGACGACATCGAGGCGGCCGAGCACGTGTTCCAGACCGCCGACGGAGACGTGGTGTTTCACGCCCGGCTCTCAGAGTCGGAGGTCGAGGAGGTGCTGGCGGGTGTCGCGGGCGCCGGCGGCGTCGCCGACTTCGACGTGACGATGCTCACCGACGTGGACTGGACGCCGACGGTCAGCGGCTCCGGGTTCGCCCTCGAGTGTGCGGAGTGTGGCAACACCGTGGGGAGTGAGGGCCAAGCGAGCAAGATCGGCGACTCGGTCTATCACTTCTGCTGTCTCACCTGCAAGGGGCGGTTCGAACAGCGCCACGAGCGCTTGGAGAGCGGCGCCTGA
- a CDS encoding DMT family transporter: MSRYQDAGLFALLAVAWGAGFSAIEVGLRSIEPILFAGYRFDIGAVVTLGALAAIGRLDRPTERADWQAIVVAAALLVFGNVFFLFVGQLYTSGSVASVVYSLTPVLTVGFAALLLSGGGLDARDTVGIGLGLIGVILIAGPDPSVTAAAPTGAPEFLSPAFAVLGPDGVGASLVFCAVISVAAGSVLLRRIDAPMASLPTTGWAMALGAVMLHAASLALGETPTLPSGTWTWVSVAYVGVVASSVGYGAYFTLMRRRGPFTSNLVSYAVPPVASITGWALLDEALPPVAVVGFGLILVGFLVLNREVVAEELRRVAA; encoded by the coding sequence GTGTCTCGCTATCAGGACGCCGGGCTGTTCGCGCTGCTCGCCGTCGCGTGGGGCGCTGGCTTCTCCGCGATCGAGGTCGGCCTCCGCTCGATCGAGCCGATCCTGTTCGCCGGCTACCGCTTCGACATCGGCGCCGTCGTCACCCTCGGGGCGCTGGCGGCGATCGGCCGGCTGGACCGGCCCACCGAACGTGCCGACTGGCAGGCCATCGTCGTCGCCGCCGCGCTGCTGGTGTTCGGCAACGTCTTCTTCCTCTTCGTCGGACAGCTCTACACCTCCGGCTCGGTCGCATCCGTCGTCTACAGTCTCACCCCCGTACTCACGGTCGGGTTCGCCGCCCTCCTCCTCTCCGGCGGGGGACTCGACGCTCGCGACACCGTCGGTATCGGGTTGGGCCTGATCGGCGTCATCCTCATCGCCGGTCCCGACCCCTCCGTGACGGCCGCGGCACCCACTGGTGCGCCGGAGTTCCTCTCACCGGCCTTCGCCGTGCTCGGCCCCGACGGCGTGGGCGCGTCGCTGGTGTTCTGTGCCGTCATCTCCGTCGCCGCGGGCAGCGTCCTCCTGCGCCGGATCGACGCCCCGATGGCCAGCCTGCCCACGACGGGGTGGGCGATGGCGCTCGGTGCGGTGATGCTCCACGCCGCCAGCCTCGCACTCGGGGAGACGCCGACGCTCCCCTCGGGGACGTGGACGTGGGTCTCGGTGGCCTACGTCGGCGTCGTGGCGAGTTCGGTCGGCTACGGGGCCTACTTCACGCTGATGCGACGCCGGGGACCGTTCACCTCGAACCTCGTGAGCTACGCCGTGCCGCCGGTCGCGTCGATTACGGGCTGGGCGCTGCTCGACGAGGCGCTGCCGCCGGTCGCGGTGGTCGGGTTCGGGCTCATCCTCGTCGGCTTCCTCGTGCTCAACCGCGAGGTCGTGGCCGAAGAACTGCGTCGGGTCGCGGCGTAA
- a CDS encoding Lrp/AsnC family transcriptional regulator has protein sequence MELDETDKQILRILQEDARTPFSEVARRIDMSSATVHDRVNRMEEAGVIQGYHASVDARSVGYGVSAFVGLRTDQGREEEALAHLAGLPEVKEVHLTTGQWDVMVRVHAEDTDALRELMFDHIADTEGFARSQTMIVLGTDYEADGLPI, from the coding sequence ATGGAACTCGACGAGACCGACAAACAGATCCTCCGCATCCTCCAGGAGGACGCTCGGACCCCATTCAGCGAGGTCGCACGCCGGATCGACATGTCGAGTGCGACCGTCCACGACCGGGTGAACAGGATGGAGGAGGCCGGCGTCATCCAGGGCTACCACGCGAGCGTCGACGCGCGGTCGGTCGGCTACGGCGTCAGCGCGTTCGTCGGCCTCCGGACCGATCAGGGCCGCGAGGAGGAGGCGCTCGCCCACCTCGCCGGCCTGCCGGAAGTGAAGGAGGTCCACCTGACGACCGGCCAGTGGGACGTGATGGTTCGGGTCCACGCCGAGGACACCGACGCGCTCAGAGAGCTAATGTTCGACCACATCGCCGACACCGAGGGGTTCGCCCGCTCCCAGACGATGATCGTCCTCGGCACCGACTACGAGGCCGACGGCCTGCCGATCTAA
- a CDS encoding DUF2182 domain-containing protein: protein MAYGSARREETETETGLFSLGLTRGRTAVLAMLGIDAVFWVMMWEGSVPMPGMNWLMGERSIPMAAPGAMELGTFHAGGTAFVGFFVMWGVMMWTMMHPAMARFTRDYTAAHQGSAVQTALAVTAFFASYHIIWMLSATFPLGFHAGLSALGYEGIYGFVRSHTVGVVGTMLVLTGLYQLTTFKQNLLRDCCANVNPHEDDIPTAFREGVWHGTRCVAICFGFFFLLMPFFGEMNFFWMVALTTLVTIERLPIWGDDIAVSTGIISLLAGVVVLVAQPDLGISFTMSMGM from the coding sequence ATGGCGTACGGAAGCGCACGCCGTGAGGAGACCGAAACCGAGACGGGGCTGTTCAGCCTCGGACTCACTCGTGGGCGGACGGCGGTGCTCGCGATGCTGGGCATCGACGCCGTGTTCTGGGTGATGATGTGGGAAGGGAGCGTGCCGATGCCGGGGATGAACTGGCTGATGGGCGAGCGTTCCATCCCGATGGCGGCGCCGGGCGCGATGGAACTCGGGACGTTCCACGCCGGCGGGACGGCGTTCGTCGGCTTCTTCGTGATGTGGGGGGTGATGATGTGGACGATGATGCACCCCGCGATGGCGCGGTTCACGCGGGACTACACCGCGGCCCACCAGGGGTCGGCCGTCCAAACCGCGCTCGCGGTCACGGCCTTCTTCGCCAGCTACCACATCATCTGGATGCTCTCGGCAACGTTCCCGCTCGGGTTCCACGCCGGGCTCTCGGCGCTCGGCTACGAGGGGATTTACGGCTTCGTCCGGTCCCATACCGTCGGCGTCGTCGGCACGATGCTGGTCCTGACGGGGCTCTACCAGCTCACGACGTTCAAACAGAACCTCCTGCGTGACTGCTGTGCGAACGTCAATCCCCACGAGGACGACATCCCGACGGCGTTCCGTGAGGGAGTCTGGCACGGCACCCGCTGTGTCGCCATCTGCTTCGGCTTCTTCTTCCTGCTCATGCCGTTCTTCGGGGAAATGAACTTCTTCTGGATGGTCGCACTGACCACGCTCGTGACGATCGAACGGCTCCCGATCTGGGGCGACGACATCGCCGTCTCGACGGGTATCATCAGCCTGCTGGCGGGGGTCGTCGTCCTCGTCGCCCAGCCCGATCTCGGCATCTCGTTTACGATGTCGATGGGGATGTAA
- a CDS encoding inositol monophosphatase family protein gives MHEHGSTGRAALARRAAVAGGEVAAEFFRTGVAVETKNGKTDVVTEADRAAQREVEEVIHEEHREEPVVGEEGDALKSVPERGPAWVVDPIDGTNSYVRELPTWATAVACVEDGEPVAACNALPALGDVYTADGEAAYRNGAEITVSSVDDPERAAVVPTVWWEQDRRDEYARACGAIVRRFADLRRPGSAQAALAMLAAGSVEGVVTNVDTKPWDTIAGVHLVRRAGGTVTDLRGQPWHHGARGLVASNGALHEDVLAAAREIDD, from the coding sequence ATGCACGAACACGGTTCGACCGGCCGCGCGGCGCTCGCTCGCCGTGCGGCGGTCGCCGGTGGCGAAGTCGCCGCGGAGTTCTTCCGCACCGGCGTCGCCGTGGAGACGAAAAACGGCAAGACCGACGTGGTGACGGAAGCCGACCGCGCCGCCCAACGCGAGGTCGAAGAGGTCATCCACGAGGAACACCGCGAGGAGCCGGTCGTCGGCGAGGAGGGCGACGCGCTGAAGTCGGTGCCGGAGCGCGGGCCGGCGTGGGTCGTCGACCCCATCGACGGTACGAACAGCTACGTCCGGGAGCTACCGACGTGGGCGACGGCCGTGGCGTGTGTCGAGGACGGTGAGCCGGTGGCGGCCTGCAACGCGCTGCCGGCGCTCGGGGACGTGTACACCGCGGACGGCGAGGCGGCGTACCGGAACGGCGCCGAGATCACCGTCTCGTCGGTCGACGACCCCGAACGGGCCGCGGTCGTCCCGACGGTCTGGTGGGAACAGGACCGCCGCGACGAGTACGCCCGGGCGTGTGGAGCCATCGTCAGGCGCTTCGCGGACCTCCGGCGACCCGGCAGCGCACAGGCCGCGCTGGCGATGCTCGCCGCCGGGTCGGTGGAGGGTGTGGTGACCAACGTGGACACGAAACCGTGGGACACGATCGCCGGGGTCCACCTCGTCCGACGGGCCGGGGGGACTGTGACCGACCTCCGGGGTCAGCCGTGGCACCACGGCGCCCGCGGGCTGGTGGCGTCGAACGGCGCGCTGCACGAGGACGTGCTCGCGGCGGCGCGGGAGATCGACGACTGA
- a CDS encoding DUF63 family protein, whose amino-acid sequence MSSLRERVDAEPERLWAAVVGTLLAVLVGGSLLVPETVYDGFVWHYFWGPVQADAHNAACAVRPGNTVEYLYSSTACAAAEEPVAEPGYTIVSEVGYMISLLLTISGVVFLLERLGIGEERGLFWAMVPFMLLGGALRTVEDAHNAMGEGWLDYPLNTLLISPIIYFTVFAVALASILVSIWIVRRGYAERYDRPLAVIGTGAFLLSIVYLSVLAVTEAEVTFYPLVLIAMVALAAAATAVTWYAIEAFAPGINAGTGLAGAMVLVAHAVDGAANVIGLDYLMALGVPYNLSPKHPANRFIVESFGAAWPFLVVKMIAATFVVWVFEPELAEESPRYTTLLLIAVAAVGLGPGTRDLLRSVFGV is encoded by the coding sequence ATGTCCTCCCTCCGCGAGCGCGTCGACGCCGAACCCGAGCGGCTCTGGGCGGCCGTAGTCGGGACACTGCTGGCCGTGCTGGTCGGGGGATCGCTGCTCGTTCCCGAAACCGTCTACGACGGCTTCGTCTGGCACTACTTCTGGGGGCCCGTCCAGGCCGACGCACACAACGCCGCGTGTGCGGTCCGCCCCGGCAACACCGTCGAGTACCTCTACAGCAGTACCGCCTGTGCGGCCGCCGAGGAGCCAGTCGCCGAACCGGGCTACACCATCGTGAGCGAGGTCGGCTACATGATCTCGCTACTGTTGACCATCTCCGGGGTCGTGTTCCTCCTCGAACGGCTGGGGATCGGCGAGGAGCGCGGGCTGTTCTGGGCGATGGTGCCGTTCATGCTGCTCGGGGGCGCGCTCCGGACCGTCGAGGACGCCCACAACGCGATGGGCGAGGGCTGGCTCGACTACCCGCTCAACACGCTGCTGATCAGTCCGATCATCTACTTCACCGTCTTCGCCGTCGCGCTGGCGAGCATCCTCGTGTCGATCTGGATCGTCCGCCGGGGGTACGCCGAGCGCTACGACCGGCCGCTCGCCGTGATCGGGACGGGCGCGTTCCTGCTCTCGATCGTCTACCTCTCGGTGCTCGCAGTGACCGAGGCAGAGGTAACGTTCTACCCGCTCGTGCTGATCGCGATGGTCGCGTTGGCTGCCGCCGCGACCGCCGTGACCTGGTACGCCATCGAGGCGTTCGCCCCAGGGATCAACGCGGGGACCGGGCTGGCCGGCGCGATGGTTCTCGTCGCCCACGCCGTCGACGGCGCCGCGAACGTGATCGGCCTCGACTACCTGATGGCGCTGGGCGTGCCGTACAACCTCTCCCCGAAACACCCGGCGAACCGCTTCATCGTCGAGTCATTCGGGGCGGCGTGGCCGTTCCTCGTGGTGAAGATGATCGCCGCGACGTTCGTCGTCTGGGTGTTCGAACCGGAACTCGCCGAGGAGAGCCCGCGGTACACCACGCTGTTGCTCATCGCGGTCGCCGCCGTCGGCCTCGGACCGGGGACGCGCGACCTGCTGCGGTCGGTCTTCGGCGTCTGA
- a CDS encoding ribonuclease J — MEVEIATIGGYEEVGRQCTAVRAGQDVVIFDMGLNLSKVLIHDNVETEQMHSLDLIDMGAIPDDRVMSEIEGDVQAIVPTHGHLDHIGAISKLAHRYDAPIVSAPFTIELVKQQIQGESKFQVDNDLIKMEAGETMQIGDETELEFVNITHSIIDAVNPVLHTPEGAVVYGLDKRMDHTPVVGDPIDMDRFREIGREGEGVLAYIEDCTNAGRKGRTPSERVAREHLRDVMMSVKDYDGGIVATTFSSHIARVKSLVEFAEEIGREPVLLGRSMEKYSGTAERLGFVDFPDDLGMYGHRKSVDRTFKRIMKEGKENYLPIVTGHQGEPRAMLTRMGRGETPYDLEEGDKVIFSARVIPEPTNEGQRYQSEQLLRMQGAHIYDDIHVSGHLRSEGHYQMLEALQPENVIPAHQSLKHLADYVELCESEGYNLGEDVHLSRNGTVHTLTE; from the coding sequence ATGGAAGTCGAAATCGCAACAATCGGCGGCTACGAAGAAGTCGGTAGACAGTGTACAGCGGTCCGCGCGGGCCAGGACGTGGTCATCTTCGACATGGGCCTGAACCTGAGTAAGGTCCTCATCCACGACAACGTCGAGACCGAGCAGATGCACAGCCTCGACCTCATCGACATGGGCGCGATCCCGGACGACCGCGTCATGTCCGAAATCGAGGGCGACGTGCAGGCCATCGTCCCGACCCACGGCCACCTCGACCACATCGGCGCCATCTCGAAGCTGGCACACCGCTACGACGCCCCGATCGTCTCCGCCCCCTTCACGATCGAACTGGTCAAACAGCAGATCCAGGGCGAGTCGAAGTTCCAGGTCGACAACGACCTGATCAAGATGGAAGCGGGCGAGACGATGCAGATCGGCGACGAGACCGAACTCGAGTTCGTCAACATCACCCACTCCATCATCGACGCCGTCAACCCCGTCCTCCACACGCCGGAGGGCGCGGTCGTCTACGGCCTCGACAAGCGGATGGACCACACGCCCGTCGTCGGCGACCCGATCGACATGGATCGGTTCCGCGAGATCGGTCGCGAGGGCGAGGGCGTGCTGGCCTACATCGAGGACTGCACCAACGCCGGCCGGAAGGGCCGGACCCCCTCCGAGCGCGTCGCCCGGGAGCACCTGCGTGACGTGATGATGAGCGTGAAGGACTACGACGGCGGCATCGTCGCCACGACCTTCTCGAGCCACATCGCGCGTGTGAAGAGCCTCGTCGAGTTCGCCGAGGAGATCGGCCGCGAGCCGGTACTGCTGGGCCGCTCGATGGAGAAGTACTCCGGCACCGCCGAGCGTCTCGGCTTCGTCGACTTCCCGGACGACCTCGGGATGTACGGCCACCGGAAGTCCGTCGACCGCACGTTCAAACGGATCATGAAGGAGGGCAAGGAGAACTACCTCCCCATCGTCACCGGCCACCAGGGCGAGCCCCGAGCGATGCTCACCCGGATGGGTCGCGGCGAGACCCCCTACGACCTGGAGGAGGGCGACAAGGTCATCTTCAGCGCCCGGGTCATCCCGGAGCCGACCAACGAGGGCCAGCGCTACCAGTCCGAGCAGCTGCTCCGGATGCAGGGCGCCCACATCTACGACGACATCCACGTCTCGGGTCACCTCCGCTCGGAGGGCCACTACCAGATGCTCGAAGCGCTCCAGCCGGAGAACGTCATCCCCGCCCACCAGAGCCTGAAGCACCTCGCGGACTACGTCGAACTCTGTGAGTCCGAGGGGTACAACCTCGGCGAGGACGTGCACCTCTCGCGAAACGGCACCGTCCACACGCTCACGGAGTAA
- a CDS encoding CBS domain-containing protein, translating into MDISDIAVKEFAEVEADTRVAKVRSLFERENPKGIVVMEDGDCIGVVREKQLIQSHVEDDTKVSAIVRSSRSGGSPPKVARYDDVREVCRVLVEGDVKIAPVYEGENLWGIVAADDILRTVHENLEAITVGDIASESVVTVTEDDHVGKAINRLRENGISRLPVVNETGELTGIITTNDIVNFAVRDEERQGEGDRRGEIDRMLDIPVYDLMSSPVQTITPGETVDDAVTVMFENDISGLVVTATPSGADIAGVITKTDVLRALSLTEEESMNVQITNVNLLDDLTREDIVADTTAVVDKFQEMNVLHAHVRFSQHKEKLRGTPLIRCQIRLRTTQGQVAGSGEGYGADHAFHVALDRLERNVLELKGVKADEEYRGQLMRKLNEL; encoded by the coding sequence ATGGATATCTCCGATATTGCTGTCAAGGAGTTCGCCGAAGTCGAGGCCGACACCCGCGTCGCGAAGGTCCGGTCGCTCTTCGAGCGGGAGAACCCGAAAGGGATCGTCGTGATGGAGGACGGTGACTGCATCGGCGTCGTTCGCGAGAAGCAACTGATCCAGTCCCACGTCGAGGACGACACCAAGGTGTCGGCCATCGTGCGGTCCTCCCGGAGCGGCGGGAGTCCCCCGAAGGTCGCCCGCTACGACGACGTACGCGAGGTCTGCCGCGTGCTCGTCGAGGGCGACGTGAAGATCGCTCCGGTCTACGAGGGCGAGAACCTCTGGGGCATCGTCGCCGCCGACGACATCCTGCGTACGGTCCACGAGAACCTCGAAGCGATCACCGTCGGGGACATCGCGTCGGAGTCCGTCGTCACCGTCACCGAGGACGACCACGTGGGCAAGGCCATCAACCGCCTGCGCGAGAACGGCATCTCCCGGCTGCCGGTGGTCAACGAGACCGGCGAACTCACGGGGATCATCACGACCAACGACATCGTCAACTTCGCCGTGCGCGACGAGGAGCGACAGGGCGAGGGCGACCGCCGCGGCGAGATCGACCGGATGCTCGACATCCCGGTGTACGACCTGATGTCCAGCCCGGTCCAGACGATCACGCCGGGTGAGACCGTCGACGACGCCGTCACGGTCATGTTCGAGAACGACATCTCGGGGCTCGTCGTGACGGCGACGCCCTCCGGCGCCGACATCGCCGGCGTCATCACCAAGACCGACGTGCTGCGTGCCCTCTCGCTGACCGAGGAGGAGTCGATGAACGTCCAGATCACGAACGTGAACCTGCTGGACGACCTCACCCGCGAGGATATCGTCGCCGACACCACCGCCGTCGTCGACAAGTTCCAGGAGATGAACGTCCTCCACGCCCACGTGCGCTTCAGCCAGCACAAGGAGAAGCTCCGTGGCACTCCGCTGATCCGCTGTCAGATCCGCCTCCGCACCACGCAGGGCCAGGTCGCCGGCTCCGGCGAGGGCTACGGCGCCGACCACGCGTTCCACGTTGCCCTCGACCGACTGGAGCGCAACGTCCTCGAACTCAAGGGCGTCAAGGCCGACGAGGAGTACCGCGGCCAGCTGATGCGGAAGCTGAACGAACTCTAA